From the genome of Pseudomonas sp. AB6, one region includes:
- the pyp gene encoding photoactive yellow protein, which translates to MQLISFGSNDIENTLAKMSAGQLDKVAFGAIQLDASGKILQYNAAEGDITGRKPGEVIGKNFFRDVAPCTNRPEFQGRFADGVKNGNLNTMFEYVFDYQMKPTKVKVHMKKALTGETYWVFVKRL; encoded by the coding sequence ATGCAATTGATAAGCTTTGGATCTAATGACATCGAGAATACTCTCGCCAAGATGTCGGCTGGACAGCTCGACAAGGTTGCATTTGGCGCTATTCAGCTCGACGCATCCGGTAAAATCTTGCAGTACAACGCTGCGGAAGGGGACATTACCGGCCGCAAGCCGGGCGAAGTAATAGGTAAAAACTTTTTCCGTGATGTAGCACCTTGCACCAATCGACCCGAGTTCCAAGGCCGCTTTGCCGACGGCGTCAAGAATGGCAACCTCAATACGATGTTCGAATATGTCTTCGACTATCAAATGAAGCCCACCAAAGTAAAAGTGCACATGAAGAAGGCCTTAACCGGCGAAACCTATTGGGTTTTCGTCAAGCGTCTCTGA
- a CDS encoding ATP-binding protein produces MDFPHLAQKLQQVAMLDGPERIMYCDNPLWIKTNTSETFITGIERMIHATRIGSRSCMGLIGISGIGKTKMIEHAVTRLNTPDATSILTIDLSDYGRHIDLQQVFLSHLGFTQSVKSLCTASGIKRISERIKEMKLAVCILDEGNALAGVKSMLIQPNYTYLRAMANRDFGVSLVVAGTEDLKVFLGIDSQLRSRFGVWEIRQWHAAGEDLSRFLKAFVRFMPLRKPSTLDTCEIQESLVSNCRGSTRDIVWVLITSAKLAIETGHECIDEALLDACFEARLPAFLE; encoded by the coding sequence ATGGACTTTCCGCATCTCGCTCAGAAGCTTCAGCAGGTAGCAATGCTCGATGGCCCTGAGCGCATCATGTATTGCGATAACCCGCTCTGGATCAAGACTAACACTAGCGAAACATTCATCACGGGGATCGAGCGAATGATCCACGCGACGCGAATTGGTAGCCGATCCTGTATGGGGCTCATAGGCATCAGTGGTATCGGAAAGACGAAAATGATTGAGCATGCTGTAACGCGGCTCAATACTCCCGACGCCACATCGATTCTCACCATCGATCTGTCTGACTACGGCCGGCACATTGACTTGCAGCAGGTTTTCCTCAGCCATCTGGGGTTCACGCAGTCGGTAAAATCCCTTTGCACCGCGTCCGGCATCAAACGCATTTCCGAGCGTATCAAAGAGATGAAGCTGGCTGTCTGCATTCTCGATGAAGGCAATGCGCTCGCTGGCGTGAAAAGCATGCTGATCCAGCCCAATTACACATACCTGCGTGCGATGGCGAATCGTGATTTTGGGGTCAGCTTAGTGGTTGCGGGTACAGAAGATTTGAAGGTCTTCTTGGGCATTGATTCTCAACTGCGATCGCGTTTCGGCGTGTGGGAAATCCGCCAGTGGCATGCAGCTGGGGAAGACTTGTCTCGCTTCCTGAAGGCGTTCGTTCGGTTCATGCCGTTGCGCAAGCCATCAACCCTGGATACCTGTGAAATCCAAGAAAGCCTGGTATCGAACTGCCGTGGTAGCACTCGCGATATCGTTTGGGTCTTGATCACCTCCGCCAAGCTGGCCATCGAGACCGGGCATGAATGCATCGACGAAGCGCTGCTGGATGCCTGTTTTGAGGCCCGGCTTCCAGCTTTCCTGGAGTAG
- a CDS encoding type B 50S ribosomal protein L31, with product MKSNTNSNYREVLFHDTAADAFFLIGSTANTNRVQKHSDGNTYPYVALDVSSASHPIYTGQQRTATHEGRIAGFNQRFAGFSSRDQL from the coding sequence ATGAAATCCAATACGAATTCGAATTATCGAGAAGTGCTGTTTCACGATACTGCTGCCGATGCCTTCTTTCTTATCGGCTCTACCGCCAACACCAACAGGGTGCAAAAGCACAGTGACGGGAATACCTACCCCTACGTTGCGTTGGATGTATCGAGCGCCTCGCATCCCATCTACACAGGTCAGCAGCGTACGGCTACCCATGAAGGCCGCATTGCTGGTTTCAACCAACGCTTCGCTGGATTTAGCTCGCGCGACCAGCTGTGA
- a CDS encoding helix-turn-helix domain-containing protein yields the protein MSLRNAFAAALQFLRAHQRLSQLDISKQTDPSHVSRLESAQRSVSLEKSKELAQALNLEPLSFLALVYASENRESPRSVLQRAHDDLESFGLLDSEIPAQPSKTDHPRVVESADLKQKIVKLLEEGNSQAQVARILGVAKSTVTRRLQKKEDN from the coding sequence ATGTCGCTTCGCAACGCCTTTGCAGCAGCGCTGCAATTCCTGCGGGCCCACCAGCGATTATCTCAACTGGACATCTCCAAGCAGACCGACCCATCCCACGTGAGCAGATTAGAGTCAGCACAAAGATCTGTTTCTCTTGAGAAAAGCAAAGAGCTCGCCCAAGCACTGAATCTGGAGCCTCTCTCTTTCTTAGCGCTTGTGTATGCGTCTGAGAATAGGGAGTCGCCGCGTTCTGTTCTCCAGCGTGCTCACGATGACCTCGAATCGTTTGGCTTGTTGGATTCAGAAATCCCGGCGCAGCCGAGCAAGACGGATCATCCGCGAGTAGTTGAGTCAGCTGATTTGAAGCAAAAAATCGTCAAGCTTTTGGAGGAAGGGAATTCTCAGGCGCAGGTCGCCCGGATCCTTGGTGTGGCTAAGTCGACAGTTACCCGGCGCTTGCAGAAGAAAGAAGACAACTGA
- a CDS encoding TniQ family protein, which produces MGRRWIGSSANQAPLESVLESIGEYGGNTHGKLIIVRGEAGAGASAFASRLHSMLLRKNIRAVFVPRAPFNADFVFSSHFLKSLGLPSSSVDMISGQKVRLHYEAAIHLRRYQAVICEDAHDFFHKRQMKVQNIYGSIQQLTQPPYGHCVVLCGLRDPLTEVGHVAQAMKIDVEYVDLEPMPCDPHYLDFVRDIATVMRMGNPGNRVNTFLLSLRAKGRALLPLPASEPREVLVRQSTLASVGADSDLATEQTHLGASSFLALYPCPLTFCGLDVGILHAHTKGLVGNTVTVVRGLMAASVATKASTYFDTFDSYPLPPNDAFPSSPARFERAKQQKVAQETKGAEGTEETKQAKEAEAAISSIGSIADELSHSSDAALDQPAGSEDLLSPESELGCDDLFRRQPDASDTLRGMQILLPFVLGEDRQIEVQLELNLVIPITRTDRPVAAPFVAPGGATEKGLSLSTVSGSSSCLYNQRSASIDSLTSGSRKQRGAFSGYLTPLHDETLGSWLSRNAASSAVTVIHDGFLEWCTALLQPTATPFALATAHDLSQLSSTKNAAEQVDYADEHKPWNPEVLLGSPRSQDHGQDARDLECDDLYRSEVFLKAFPDPTSTHVTERFRLPINAVDQNDNRRFCAQCLEEDVAAMRAPALRRAWRNRGSALCAAHRQPVLLQQLEKGHLSNFTGGWQAYMQQTTRGYFDHGVGLVSRDRWGYQTASAETRICRIVLRIQVWVEYAPVVPAYMRPSKYSLYFLLGIFLYQGNLVSDGGAARWFLVAARGSKLNSHEYDKPTVAQMVKNIESAPPRSLAIAYLLLGSAFDLISKEEVWFIRQTLIFTASSFPVTRDELKLLTRCFQSYHLDAIWSSALQNLPIDDLVRLAWLLRDR; this is translated from the coding sequence ATGGGGCGGCGCTGGATTGGGAGCTCTGCAAACCAAGCGCCGCTTGAAAGCGTACTTGAGTCGATCGGCGAGTATGGAGGGAATACTCATGGCAAGCTGATTATCGTTAGAGGAGAGGCTGGAGCGGGAGCTAGCGCTTTCGCTTCACGTCTCCATTCAATGCTGTTGCGCAAAAACATCCGAGCCGTTTTCGTCCCCCGAGCCCCCTTTAACGCAGACTTTGTTTTTTCTTCCCACTTCTTGAAGTCACTGGGCTTACCCAGCTCTTCTGTTGACATGATCTCAGGCCAGAAAGTCAGGCTGCATTACGAGGCAGCAATCCATCTGCGTCGTTATCAGGCTGTTATCTGCGAAGATGCTCACGATTTTTTTCATAAGCGCCAGATGAAAGTCCAAAACATCTATGGATCCATCCAGCAACTGACCCAACCACCTTACGGCCACTGCGTTGTGCTTTGTGGACTACGCGATCCATTGACTGAAGTGGGGCACGTTGCGCAAGCGATGAAGATTGATGTCGAGTACGTCGATCTGGAGCCAATGCCTTGCGACCCGCACTACCTGGACTTCGTCCGTGACATTGCGACGGTCATGCGGATGGGCAATCCCGGCAACCGTGTTAACACATTCCTACTCTCTCTCAGAGCGAAGGGACGGGCGCTCTTACCGCTACCAGCCAGCGAGCCACGGGAGGTGCTGGTTCGACAATCTACGCTGGCCTCCGTCGGAGCAGATTCCGATCTCGCGACTGAGCAGACTCACCTGGGTGCGTCATCCTTTCTAGCGCTTTATCCTTGCCCCTTGACCTTCTGTGGGCTCGACGTTGGCATTCTGCACGCACACACAAAGGGGTTGGTCGGGAACACCGTGACGGTGGTCAGGGGGCTTATGGCAGCCTCAGTGGCAACTAAGGCTTCCACCTACTTTGACACGTTTGACTCCTACCCGCTGCCACCAAATGATGCGTTTCCGAGCTCACCTGCCCGCTTTGAACGAGCGAAACAGCAGAAGGTGGCACAGGAAACAAAAGGAGCAGAAGGCACTGAAGAAACCAAACAAGCTAAAGAAGCAGAGGCCGCCATTTCATCAATCGGCTCAATCGCCGACGAACTCAGTCACTCAAGCGACGCAGCACTTGATCAACCAGCAGGATCAGAAGATCTTTTAAGCCCTGAAAGCGAACTTGGGTGCGATGACTTATTTAGGCGCCAACCCGACGCATCTGACACTCTACGCGGCATGCAAATCCTACTGCCTTTCGTATTGGGCGAGGATCGGCAGATAGAGGTACAGTTGGAGCTTAACCTTGTCATCCCTATCACACGGACAGATCGGCCAGTCGCTGCGCCGTTTGTCGCTCCTGGAGGAGCTACAGAAAAAGGTCTTTCATTGAGTACTGTGTCGGGCAGCTCAAGCTGTCTTTATAACCAGCGCTCAGCTTCAATCGATTCGCTTACTAGCGGCAGCCGCAAGCAACGCGGGGCATTCTCAGGTTACTTGACGCCACTTCATGACGAAACCTTGGGCTCATGGTTATCACGGAATGCGGCGTCGAGCGCGGTCACTGTCATTCACGATGGATTTCTGGAATGGTGCACCGCGCTGCTGCAGCCTACGGCCACCCCGTTTGCGCTAGCTACCGCTCACGATCTCAGTCAGCTCTCCAGCACCAAGAATGCTGCGGAGCAGGTCGACTATGCAGATGAACACAAACCCTGGAATCCGGAGGTGCTGCTTGGCAGCCCTCGCTCCCAAGATCATGGCCAGGATGCGAGAGACCTTGAGTGCGATGACCTCTACAGGTCTGAGGTCTTCCTGAAGGCGTTCCCTGACCCGACAAGCACCCATGTGACGGAGCGCTTTCGTCTGCCGATCAATGCAGTGGATCAAAATGATAACCGCCGCTTCTGCGCCCAATGCCTAGAGGAAGATGTGGCCGCGATGAGAGCTCCTGCGTTGCGGCGTGCATGGCGTAACAGAGGCTCAGCTCTCTGTGCCGCACATCGCCAGCCAGTATTGCTACAGCAGTTGGAAAAAGGGCACCTGAGCAACTTCACGGGAGGCTGGCAAGCGTATATGCAGCAAACAACGCGAGGGTACTTCGATCATGGGGTAGGGCTGGTTTCTCGCGACCGTTGGGGATACCAAACTGCATCAGCCGAAACTAGAATTTGTCGAATAGTTTTGCGGATTCAGGTTTGGGTGGAATATGCGCCTGTGGTACCTGCGTATATGCGCCCATCCAAATATTCGCTGTACTTCTTGCTTGGCATCTTCTTGTACCAGGGTAACCTTGTTAGCGATGGCGGCGCCGCCCGTTGGTTCCTGGTAGCTGCCCGAGGTTCGAAGTTAAATTCGCATGAGTATGACAAACCAACCGTTGCGCAGATGGTTAAAAATATCGAGTCGGCCCCGCCACGCTCGTTAGCGATTGCTTACTTACTTCTGGGTTCGGCATTTGATCTTATCTCCAAAGAAGAGGTGTGGTTTATACGCCAAACTTTAATATTCACTGCCAGTTCTTTTCCGGTGACGCGCGACGAGCTTAAATTACTAACACGGTGCTTCCAGTCTTATCACCTCGATGCCATCTGGAGCAGCGCACTTCAGAATCTACCCATCGACGATCTCGTTCGACTGGCTTGGTTGCTAAGGGATCGTTAA
- a CDS encoding Mu transposase C-terminal domain-containing protein, whose translation MGTYTNPDGSKQLVNFEGDIWVVEGIDETTRKLHLKSIRNDTLRLVSSAQVESVDHETLLQAAVAKIADKTAKRALILGDDFTPEQKEQARHRFEIIEKQFADNLSVDEAAKECGLSVQRYYEVRKRFNIEVGPISLLGKKRGRKKGTKAISPEVEKIIAEHVWLFRGEGASYRTVWKGVQAACFELKIDNVPSYETVCDRMNNLPEHMKDRQVNGKNHADDAFKLRDGFRELSRALEQVQMDHTIADVFLASRYDRKDPVGRPWITIAVCAKTKVILGFYISFRYPSLASVAHTLKHAVMSKETFMKSVGLKDHEYEFYGVFDELLTDNAREFRSGNLVAACALEGIKLRHRHQKQDGGICERVLGTLNVGFVHMLPGGTGSRPRKDRDFNPQKHAVMTLEEFTRYFTLAVCEYHDTAGEDGKTPRDRWREALRDAKGRPLAPRRVHDVKNFIIEVLPEKHPKMSKTGLKVNGFRYSNDVLRHMIGKPIRVKYDSANLSMVLARFEGQWIEVPCCEKTTGTLTAKAILQKYLKRAGKLGERAVKAFLARADQLRQSILLDTPAMRKQLEINDADKEVGLVTHHQRPGKKSKQATRNFALDVEPFEGE comes from the coding sequence ATGGGCACATACACCAATCCAGACGGCAGCAAACAGCTTGTAAATTTTGAAGGGGATATCTGGGTCGTCGAGGGCATCGACGAGACCACCCGAAAGCTGCATCTTAAAAGCATCCGTAACGACACACTGCGTCTTGTGAGCTCCGCCCAGGTAGAGTCCGTCGATCACGAGACGTTACTTCAGGCGGCTGTTGCGAAGATTGCAGACAAAACCGCGAAGCGAGCCTTAATCCTGGGTGATGATTTCACACCAGAGCAGAAAGAGCAGGCGCGCCATCGCTTTGAAATCATAGAAAAGCAGTTTGCCGATAACTTGTCAGTCGATGAAGCCGCCAAGGAATGCGGTTTGAGTGTCCAGCGCTACTACGAAGTGCGTAAGCGTTTTAATATTGAAGTAGGCCCTATCAGCTTGCTCGGTAAAAAGCGCGGGCGCAAGAAAGGAACTAAGGCCATCTCCCCTGAAGTCGAAAAGATCATCGCTGAGCATGTATGGCTTTTTCGGGGGGAGGGTGCATCTTATCGGACAGTTTGGAAGGGCGTCCAAGCAGCCTGCTTTGAATTGAAAATCGACAACGTGCCCTCGTATGAAACTGTATGCGATCGGATGAATAACCTGCCTGAGCACATGAAAGATCGTCAGGTAAACGGGAAGAATCATGCTGACGACGCTTTCAAGCTTCGGGACGGCTTCCGCGAGCTCAGTCGCGCGCTCGAACAGGTACAAATGGATCACACCATAGCCGACGTTTTCCTCGCGAGTCGGTATGACCGAAAAGACCCTGTTGGGCGCCCCTGGATCACAATAGCCGTTTGCGCGAAAACGAAAGTCATCCTCGGCTTCTATATCAGCTTTCGGTATCCCAGCTTGGCCAGTGTTGCTCACACCTTGAAGCATGCAGTGATGAGTAAAGAAACGTTCATGAAGAGCGTTGGCCTGAAGGATCATGAGTACGAGTTCTACGGCGTGTTCGATGAACTGTTAACCGACAATGCTCGTGAGTTCCGTTCGGGCAACCTCGTCGCTGCCTGCGCCTTGGAGGGGATCAAGCTACGACATCGCCACCAGAAGCAAGACGGGGGTATCTGCGAGCGCGTCCTCGGTACCTTGAACGTTGGGTTTGTCCATATGCTTCCCGGAGGAACAGGATCGCGGCCGCGCAAGGATCGCGATTTCAATCCGCAAAAGCACGCTGTAATGACGCTGGAAGAGTTCACCCGGTACTTCACCTTGGCCGTGTGTGAATACCACGACACCGCTGGAGAGGATGGCAAGACTCCACGTGATCGCTGGCGGGAAGCGCTTCGGGATGCGAAAGGCCGTCCTTTGGCGCCTCGTCGCGTGCACGATGTGAAGAATTTCATCATCGAGGTGCTGCCAGAGAAGCACCCTAAGATGTCGAAAACCGGCCTCAAGGTGAACGGCTTCCGCTACTCAAACGATGTGCTTCGCCACATGATCGGGAAGCCAATTCGAGTGAAATATGATTCGGCCAACCTGTCGATGGTGTTGGCTCGGTTCGAAGGGCAGTGGATTGAAGTACCTTGCTGCGAGAAAACCACCGGTACGCTCACCGCGAAGGCGATCCTGCAGAAGTACCTCAAACGCGCTGGCAAGCTGGGTGAGCGCGCCGTAAAGGCGTTCCTCGCCCGCGCAGATCAGCTTCGCCAGTCGATCCTGCTTGATACTCCCGCCATGCGTAAGCAGCTTGAGATCAATGACGCTGATAAGGAAGTTGGGCTGGTGACCCATCACCAGCGGCCTGGCAAAAAAAGCAAGCAGGCTACCCGCAACTTTGCTCTTGATGTCGAACCTTTCGAGGGGGAATAG
- a CDS encoding helix-turn-helix transcriptional regulator, translated as MTIFGKRLNQARKAVGLFQERLGILAGIEEASASARMNQYEKGVHEPGVGTVKQIAEACGYPVAFFYCEQDDEAELVALFHKLKKGQRGEVLAAAKKLIDG; from the coding sequence ATGACGATTTTTGGTAAGCGTCTTAATCAGGCCAGGAAGGCGGTGGGTCTCTTTCAGGAAAGGCTGGGGATTCTCGCAGGGATCGAAGAGGCTTCTGCCAGCGCAAGGATGAACCAATATGAGAAAGGTGTTCACGAGCCTGGCGTGGGGACGGTCAAACAGATCGCTGAGGCCTGTGGTTACCCAGTGGCTTTCTTTTACTGCGAGCAGGATGATGAGGCTGAGCTGGTTGCCTTATTTCATAAATTGAAGAAGGGGCAGCGGGGGGAAGTGTTGGCTGCGGCCAAGAAATTAATTGATGGCTGA
- a CDS encoding metallophosphoesterase has product MKIQIYSDLHLEFCEFQPPNVNADAVILAGDIDVLARGVTWANETFSCPVIYVCGNHEYYKGHIDKTLKKMKDAAAPHVHVLENEVFVWQQIRFLGTTAWTDFSSTGDAVAASNLAWEWMNDFRLIRADSTFRRLHPDDLVTRNKKSRAWLTQELEKPFSGPTVVVTHHSPTPAVVGDKHDGHLTAAYTNHWPELIEKADVWVFGHTHQAVDIELVGCRIISNPRGYPGESTGFKEGLEVHIQ; this is encoded by the coding sequence ATGAAAATCCAGATCTACTCAGACCTTCATCTTGAATTTTGCGAGTTTCAACCGCCCAACGTAAATGCAGATGCTGTCATTTTGGCGGGTGACATCGACGTCCTTGCCCGAGGCGTGACCTGGGCCAACGAGACGTTTTCGTGCCCCGTGATTTATGTTTGCGGTAACCATGAATATTACAAAGGTCACATCGACAAAACGCTGAAAAAAATGAAAGACGCAGCCGCGCCCCATGTCCACGTACTCGAAAACGAAGTATTTGTTTGGCAGCAAATTCGTTTTCTTGGAACAACAGCCTGGACTGATTTTTCATCGACCGGCGATGCAGTCGCAGCCAGCAATTTGGCGTGGGAGTGGATGAATGATTTCAGATTGATTCGGGCAGATTCTACCTTTCGACGCTTGCACCCGGATGACCTTGTCACCCGAAACAAAAAGTCTCGCGCCTGGCTAACTCAAGAACTGGAAAAACCATTTTCTGGCCCGACTGTTGTCGTGACTCACCACTCTCCAACGCCTGCGGTTGTCGGCGACAAGCATGATGGACATTTGACTGCCGCGTACACAAACCACTGGCCTGAGTTAATTGAAAAGGCGGATGTGTGGGTGTTCGGACACACGCATCAAGCTGTTGATATTGAGCTTGTGGGCTGCCGGATCATCTCGAATCCACGAGGTTACCCAGGAGAGAGCACTGGGTTTAAAGAGGGCTTGGAGGTGCATATTCAATGA
- a CDS encoding histone-like nucleoid-structuring protein, MvaT/MvaU family yields MTAIMDYLALMGKLKKIEDDTSLDRDARFYQEFVALKARYSFSATDVLRLLRPAASVSAPSLVEDLFEALLSEEKLKAAANSTTKPLRRYRNPHTGEVVETRGSNHGRLKEWKTQYGADVLPSWREL; encoded by the coding sequence ATGACTGCGATCATGGATTACTTAGCGCTTATGGGGAAGCTAAAGAAAATCGAAGATGACACTTCTCTAGATAGGGACGCCCGATTCTATCAGGAATTTGTAGCGTTGAAAGCCCGATACAGTTTTAGTGCTACAGATGTTCTCAGATTATTGAGGCCAGCGGCGTCGGTCTCTGCGCCCTCACTGGTTGAAGATCTGTTCGAAGCACTCTTATCAGAAGAGAAGTTGAAGGCCGCTGCGAATTCAACTACAAAACCGTTGCGCCGGTATCGAAACCCTCACACCGGAGAAGTCGTGGAAACCCGGGGCTCAAATCATGGCCGCCTTAAAGAGTGGAAAACGCAATATGGTGCAGATGTGCTGCCTAGTTGGAGAGAGTTATAA
- a CDS encoding DUF6957 family protein, with the protein MNPAADDKKQLQSKMPVSDDELLGELLFGPALMRHGSELNDAELARITSETFPARSFCIVRIWMLIDVEFTPRLVRLLEKDDLSPTVLYANSTTYAADAQSDTSHGVLSGFQRKYQDCFFETEDMIYVLAGRGARKSAGVPTVFALAEKCGRDFRRNHD; encoded by the coding sequence ATGAACCCAGCCGCCGACGATAAGAAACAACTGCAATCTAAAATGCCGGTTTCGGATGATGAGTTACTGGGGGAGCTGCTCTTTGGGCCTGCATTGATGCGGCACGGTTCAGAGCTCAACGATGCAGAGCTCGCGCGCATTACATCTGAGACTTTTCCCGCACGGTCTTTTTGTATTGTAAGAATCTGGATGCTCATCGATGTTGAATTCACTCCACGCCTCGTCCGTCTGCTTGAAAAAGATGATTTGAGCCCAACAGTGCTTTATGCCAATTCGACTACCTACGCGGCCGATGCGCAGAGCGATACATCACATGGGGTTCTCTCGGGTTTTCAGAGAAAATACCAAGATTGTTTTTTCGAGACAGAAGACATGATTTATGTACTCGCGGGACGTGGGGCGCGGAAAAGCGCCGGCGTTCCCACTGTTTTTGCCTTGGCAGAAAAATGCGGTCGTGACTTCCGGAGGAACCATGACTAG
- a CDS encoding transposase, producing the protein MTKAMRVSCSTEVKLKAAALVLDENKSVQDVCANMNIGLTALRRWVDQLPYTPIRPPYLSRMILRGCAVWL; encoded by the coding sequence TTGACTAAAGCCATGCGGGTTTCCTGCTCCACCGAGGTCAAGCTCAAGGCTGCCGCCTTGGTGTTGGACGAGAATAAGTCTGTCCAAGATGTCTGCGCCAACATGAATATCGGCCTGACCGCACTGCGTCGGTGGGTGGATCAGTTGCCCTATACACCCATCCGACCTCCGTACCTTTCACGTATGATCCTCAGAGGATGCGCAGTATGGCTCTAG
- a CDS encoding DUF6957 family protein, with translation MSDSLNAVAGFLHGNGEPLLGFEGDDAQAEAEAILNCSGRQYCVVREWIIAHVEVPDDYRASLSADGLEPNVIYAFNVVLHSAGKRRGGDWVRSTFQRSNSEVHLFKTKNTTYVLLGPGVRKNVSAKTILAILE, from the coding sequence ATGTCTGACTCACTGAATGCCGTTGCCGGATTTCTTCATGGCAACGGCGAGCCACTTCTTGGCTTTGAGGGGGATGATGCCCAGGCTGAAGCCGAAGCGATTTTGAATTGTTCAGGCCGCCAGTATTGTGTGGTGCGTGAGTGGATAATCGCGCACGTTGAAGTGCCTGACGACTATCGTGCTTCGCTCTCTGCCGATGGTTTGGAACCGAATGTCATCTATGCTTTTAATGTTGTACTTCATAGTGCTGGCAAGCGGCGCGGGGGCGATTGGGTGCGCAGTACTTTTCAGCGTTCTAATAGCGAAGTGCACTTGTTTAAAACCAAGAATACGACCTACGTTTTGCTCGGCCCGGGGGTCAGGAAAAACGTCAGCGCCAAGACTATCCTGGCGATCCTCGAATGA
- a CDS encoding AMP-binding protein produces MFFNIYESGLEDYLLRFKTLGEWADLVATARRRGTENVTFATSGSTGTPKQCLQQWDALVTETSFFAEYFGSSSNLPTQRIIALSPCHHIYGFIFSILLPLQLQLPAVIRAPKALAMIHQRKLRAGDLMIGFPFIWRQLSRQGTSFPAGTKAITSTGPCDPTIIRELQNQGIDCMVEVYGSSETAGIGVRSNPDSPFQLLPRWQRGNNATTLAECETGTEYELDDELKWLGQTHFLPEGRRDECVQVGGINVFPSRITERLQSLPEVAAAAVRLMSALEGERLKAFIVPVEGYVDHEALEAFLHAWCIRNLMAVERPKAFTFGLTLPHNLMGKQSDWPIKAGISAEALLMEMIE; encoded by the coding sequence ATGTTCTTCAACATCTATGAGAGTGGTCTTGAAGACTATCTGCTGCGCTTTAAGACCCTAGGGGAGTGGGCAGATTTGGTTGCAACTGCCCGCCGTCGAGGAACTGAGAACGTTACGTTTGCTACGTCCGGAAGCACGGGTACACCTAAGCAATGCTTGCAGCAGTGGGATGCCCTAGTCACGGAGACATCTTTTTTTGCTGAGTACTTTGGCTCCAGCTCTAACCTGCCGACGCAACGAATCATCGCACTCAGTCCATGCCACCATATTTATGGCTTTATTTTCAGCATACTGTTGCCGCTACAGCTGCAATTACCAGCCGTAATACGCGCGCCGAAAGCACTCGCGATGATCCACCAGCGCAAACTGCGGGCAGGCGACTTGATGATTGGTTTTCCGTTTATCTGGCGACAACTAAGTCGTCAGGGCACCAGCTTTCCGGCGGGGACTAAAGCCATCACCTCTACTGGCCCATGCGACCCTACGATAATTCGCGAGTTGCAAAATCAAGGCATTGATTGCATGGTCGAGGTATATGGCTCAAGTGAGACAGCTGGAATTGGTGTTCGAAGCAATCCCGACTCACCCTTCCAATTACTTCCTCGATGGCAACGCGGTAATAATGCCACCACCTTGGCAGAGTGTGAAACTGGCACTGAATATGAATTGGACGATGAACTGAAGTGGCTGGGTCAGACACATTTTCTGCCTGAAGGTCGCCGCGATGAGTGTGTACAGGTGGGTGGGATCAATGTGTTTCCGTCCCGCATTACCGAGCGTTTGCAGAGTCTCCCCGAGGTTGCGGCTGCGGCTGTTCGGCTTATGTCTGCGCTCGAAGGTGAACGCCTGAAAGCCTTCATCGTGCCTGTCGAAGGTTATGTTGACCATGAGGCTCTAGAGGCGTTCCTACATGCCTGGTGCATACGTAATCTCATGGCAGTTGAACGCCCTAAAGCGTTCACTTTTGGCCTGACGCTGCCACATAACCTAATGGGTAAACAAAGCGACTGGCCGATAAAGGCGGGTATTTCGGCTGAAGCTTTACTCATGGAAATGATAGAGTGA